The proteins below are encoded in one region of Phaseolus vulgaris cultivar G19833 chromosome 1, P. vulgaris v2.0, whole genome shotgun sequence:
- the LOC137813575 gene encoding uncharacterized protein, whose amino-acid sequence MKDYDDDVTYTSGTASAFRCTRSQAAPDWSVIESLILVNEVAAVEADCSVALSSYQQWNIIAQNCAALDVPRNLSQCRRKWHALLSDYDRFKGTAAAGGKLPPDFDYELFEAVERVVRAREERGMADPESDTDAGNDARDATVEIGSKRKGPRSKFRHRVQKAKVCLEERPEDRDEEEPEDDDSEDEYLKDFLESRPKLKCIAERPPKHLVMPPKSLPKVEVHENHLIESPKPITVEKIAASREENEETLTLKLHNLAVEIEAIASKSATENLEDSCTDFTRRQGDQLITSLGDFSNTLKQLCDILQECK is encoded by the exons ATGAAGGATTACGACGATGACGTCACCTACACTTCGGGTACAGCTAGCGCGTTTCGATGCACGCGCTCCCAAGCGGCTCCGGATTGGAGCGTCATCGAGTCGCTCATTCTGGTGAACGAAGTCGCGGCGGTGGAAGCTGACTGCTCCGTCGCGCTCTCCTCCTACCAACAGTGGAACATCATTGCTCAGAACTGCGCTGCCTTGGACGTGCCGCGCAACCTCTCGCAGTGCCGCCGCAAGTGGCATGCGTTGCTCTCTGACTACGACCGCTTCAAGGGAACCGCCGCTGCTGGAGGAAAGTTGCCGCCGGATTTCGATTACGAATTGTTTGAGGCCGTCGAACGCGTTGTGAGGGCGCGTGAGGAGCGGGGCATGGCTGATCCCGAGAGCGATACCGATGCAGGGAACGATGCGCGTGACGCCACCGTGGAAATCG GGTCCAAAAGAAAAGGGCCACGAAGTAAATTTAGACACCGCGTTCAAAAGGCCAAAGTATGTCTTGAAGAAAGGCCTGAGGACAGGGATGAAGAAGAGCCTGAGGATGATGATTCAGAAGACGAATATTTGAAAGACTTCCTAGAATCAAGACCTAAGTTGAAATGTATTGCAGAAAGGCCTCCAAAGCATTTAGTGATGCCACCAAAGAGCCTTCCCAAAGTAGAGGTTCATGAGAACCACCTTATTGAAAGCCCGAAGCCAATTACTGTTGAAAAGATAGCAGCCAGCAGGGAAGAAAATGAGGAAACATTGACTCTGAAATTGCATAACTTGGCAGTGGAGATTGAAGCAATTGCCAGTAAATCAGCAACAGAGAATTTAGAGGACTCATGTACTGACTTTACAAGACGCCAAGGGGACCAACTCATAACAAGCCTTGGAGATTTCTCCAACACCCTCAAGCAACTATGTGATATTCTCCAAGAGTGTAAATGA